The sequence CTTGGTCCTGATGGTACTAAAGGAGAAAAGGGGTCTCCGGGTATGACGGTGAGTTAAACCTTCTTCTTTGCCATGTAAAAGTTAATGCGAGTAaatatttttgaacattttgtgccattttgtttatttataaggCTGCTGTGGGTGGGTTGAATGAGCattctgtttttaaaaagaACAGTTAGCGAGTTATCAGGGCAGGGGACATCTGCTCTCCGCCATTCTGCAACATTAATGAGGGCatcagggtatgacatcataccgaTGCAGCTTTGTTCACTGATTATCGCAGAACCAAGTAAGCAGGAGAAAAGAGATTTTTGACTTTCGACCTAGGGCAGCTAAATGGaaatactttgtttttcttcaggAGGAGGAAATCCGGGGCTATGTGAAGCAAGAAATGAGTCAGCATTGCGGTAAGTTTTACCAAAACCTTGGTACATCCTACATCCTACAAACTAATGTGTTATTACCAGCAATAGCCATATAAACAATTTGACCTGGGGTGTACTAACAATCCATGGTATATTGTTGCATCatagtgattattattattgggatataaataatatatatatatatatcttattggGATGGGAAACTGTCCAGCTGTATTGTCTGTTTTGATGAAGATGTGAGAGTAAACCCATGTAACACTGTcacttctttctctttttttacagCCTGTGGAGGTCAGTTGACAATCCATGTAGATCCTGTGGGTAATATGTGTGCCTGTGTATGAGAGAGCGAAAGGGgcgagaaggagagagagagaaagaaagcaatgagagaaaaaaagaaagaaagaaagaaagaaagaaaaagaaagagaaaaaacagagaaagaaagggagaatgagagaatgagagaaagaaagaaagaaagaaagaaagagaaagaaagaaagaaagaaagaaagaaagaaagaaagaaagaaagaaagaaaggcgtTATATAGTTCTGCTGGTATCGGCTGTTAAGTCATAGCCACCtatcatacagtatataaaggGTATATGCACCTGtatggactacaattcccaccaACCCTGACATCAAACTAGCTGGAGGATTTGCACAATATGATCTTTTTATTGCCAGTAGATCAGCTTTAGTGCTGTAGTCACTTGCACCAATTATTGGATTTCTTTCATATGTTGTCAACTGAATTATATCATAATAAGGCTGTCAGGATACGCTAGGAAGTGATGTATCACCTGATGGTATGACGTCAGACTTTTTGTTCCCGTGCTCACCCCATGCATGGACTTTTCCGAATTCTTTGTGAAACCCAATGCATTATCCCACGATCCCGTACTAATGTCCAGACAAGTGCATGTTTCTATGCCAATCCCTTGCATGTTAAACTCTCCTCTGATCGTGtctataaacatttatttaaaagaaatatcataAAAGGCACCAGTTAACATTCAGAAACATCCAAATTTGCCCATTCTAATTTTGGAATATTGACCCTCTTTTGGCATCACTATAAGTCTACAAATAATATTGCAGATAATGTTACAAGTTATTAAAAGCTATTACTATAGCATCTACAATATAGCCAGGAATTTCTCTTGGGGTCCCAAACGTAATGTAAGAACAGCAGTCAAGTCTTTACACTTGTATCCTCAGTCCGCTAACAatcattataattattgttttctatagcgccatcatatttcgcagcgctgtgcaatgggCTACTATTGGGGACAGCCAGGGGATGGCGGAAGTGTGATCGTTCTAGATCGCTTTGGTGATAAAGGGTAGCCGGCAATGAGCTCTAAACCTGGTTCTTGCAACCCTTTTCACTACATTATTAGACCAATTCCTCCTCGCTGAGTTAACTATGCAATATTAAGGGCTACATCGGCTATTCTCAAACGGCAAATATTTTTGGGCTCATGGATAATCCAACACATTTTGCTGAAAGTTGCCCCCTTTGTTCTGCATAGTTAATAGGGAGaggtgaaaaaatatttgttaagaGCTTTGTACATCCACCCCACTATGTATAAGTTAGAAACCTATACAGAGCTTTCACCATTCATTCTTAGGGACAGGTTCATCCATCCATTCTTTATCCGACCTCgacaaatatgtttatttatgcaCCAGTCATGACGTTGATTGCAGCCCTACATATGACACATAATATACATACGATGATCCACATGAAGGTGCCCGACTACCTGTCTGAACTTTGTGTTATGTCATTACACCTCCTAGGTACTTTTTCCAATTATCCATCTCCCCCTTCGTATTCATCCATCTCACGTCCCGTCCCAGTCCCAGCCCTAAAGTTTTCTCAAACTGATGAAGAAGAGggtgagttttgttttttaggtgcTGGGGCTGCAGGTGGTTTAGATGTAGTGGGTTTTACCGCTTAAGCCTCCGATCACGCACGGAACCCACCTTGCTATCCGCTTTGTGTTGCTGACTTTGCTCACCGTGGGAAGAGGGACTTGGTTCTTTCGCTTTAAGACAGCtgctttttgttgttggtttgtTGGAACATATTTcagataaaacaatatatacggTACGAGAAACAGCATTCCGGTTCTAAAAGATGGCCAAAATGTTAGATAACATCATTCCGGCATGTCACGTATAAAAATCCATATCCTCCAGTACAGATGTTCTTGAAACATGGCCAGCATGATGTTCCTTCATGTCTCTAGGTTTCGGGGTATCCTCCTAGTGTTACAAACTCAATCAATAACTCATGTCATATATGACAGATACATTCAAAGGATGACAGAATGGATCCAGGCAAGGTAGACTGTCTGACTGCTATTAATTTTAGATGCCCTCCTGAGGCCATAGCTGGTACTGCAAAAAAACTGCCACGAGTTCTAGAATTCcccctctttatttattttaagcaacATCCAGCAATTGCATTTtactaataatttaattttactaatttaatttttttttgcattgtttcttttgtttttgtttttctctaattaccattaacatatattttatttgcataatatAGTTGTTGTCTGTGTCAGTTTGCATGCAATTCTTAGTCCTGGcttctgtttttttcagaatGTGTTCCAATAAGTTAATAACAATTGTTATGTTACCCCGTTATTCTCCGCACACACCTCTATATCTTTGCATTGAATTGtcctgtatatattattaacgTCTGTGAAGTCTATGAATTTGGTAGTTAAAAactaagattttatttttaatttgaaatgtatttcaaatgtaTTGTGTATTGTTTGATGTTTCTTCTTAGATGCTTTATATGGCGCAGAACCAGATTTCTAGTGGATTCTAGATCACTTCTATCAGAATACAGATCTATCTATGTTAATTCAGTGTTGCCCCATCTGTGTGAGATGCATATTCACAGAGATCCACTCTTGCATGTTCTTGTGCCCGATATTCACTTTTGCTGCTACCTCTAGAGTCCTGCTCTCATCACTCATTCGGAGTTCCAAATACCATGTTCAGAATCCATCTTCAACATGAGATCCAGTCTCAAAATATGAGAAAGAATGGACCACTTCTTTCCTGCTTTACTACCGTTTAAACATTGGGGTTCCAACTAGAAATTTTTAGCTGTGTGTAAAAGGGGCCTCTAATgattaattagccttttaagTTTGGATCAATGAAtgcaacatgccattggaacacaggggtgatgggagtgataaagggccattggaacacaggagtgatgggagtgataaagggccattggaacacaggagtgatgggagtgataaagggccattggaacacaggggtgatgggagtgataaagggcctctctatacctatgaagatattccattaaaaatcatccgtttccagctacaatagtcatttacaacattaaatgctgatccatttcatatttttatggcCAAAAGTAGTTTTTCTTTCGATAAGgtaatttctaagtgaccccaaaattttgaacggtagtgtacaTCTGTACGAGAAATGCATCTTCCCATTGTATCGTCTTTCTGATCCCACCATGATCACTGTTCATTTAGACCAGTCTTTGAGCACCGTGTTATTCATTCTGGCCGCCATGATTTATTTACAGCAGGAAGACAACTGAAAGTGGTGGTTAACACCAATGATCCCGATTACGAACACGTGTATTCGGTAGAGGACTATACAGAAGGAATGGACGAAGGTGGAACGGAAAGCACCCTGCTGTCAGATGGTCTGTGTTGTCTGTTAGTTCTTGTTCTAAAGAATGCTCTAGAAGTATCCCTTGTGGTGTGCTTTGGGGTTTAGTTTGCatattacagaaatataacaGAAAATGAGTGACAATGAGCAAGGCTAAAATGTggaaataataaagataatgcaCCCTGTAATAATTCTGAATGGGGATTTGTATTTTTGGGAGAGGTGATCTCTGAATACTGAAAACAGCTCCTTTTGTCTTGTTTCAGATACGACTGTAGAGACAGCATCTGATGTAAAGAAACGTCGGAAGAGACAGGCTCCGGAACTGGGTAAAACTAACATATTTCTTACATGTAATGCTGTGTTTGGCAAGTTTTCACCAAAGGATGCAGATTTTGGTAGGAAGCTGAGTTTTGGCAAACGCTGGGTATGAATTAGGCAAATTCAGGAAATCTCAAAGCATCTCTAACCTATTCTATAAATGCGtcaaattcattaaaatttatttttgtaggtAGATCTGTCCCTTTTAAAAGTATtaataaaggtgttttttttattcaggatCACTACAAGTTATAACACATTTGTAAAAAATactgtttcatttataaattacatGCGTTATATCACTTTTGTATCTTCTAGATATCTGCCACTTGCCCATGCTTGAGGGAGACTGTCACAAGTACACCTTGAAATGGTATTATAACCACTTGGTGGGAGAATGTCGCCCGTTTGTATATAGTGGATGCGGCGGAAACCTCAACCGGTTTGATGAGATGGAGCTGTGTACCCTTAAGTGTGTTCACCGGAAAGAAGGTTTGTTACAAACAATTCAAGTATCTCTCATGTTTCATTTATTGCCCATAATGAGGATGTCTGTCATATCATGTAATGGTCTATCCAGTTGCATGGAATTTCGAGATCAGGCATTGAATGGATGGTTAAGTATCGCACAACGTTCAGTAATAGTTGGACAACCATTAATAGTACTCCTAAGTCTGGGTCTCAAATATGTTGTTTTCAGTGAAGCTGCTACTTATGTAGCAAGACCGTAAAGTGTAAGCTGTGCTCCTGCAGAGGACACCACCATGAAGAAGCCCTTCTGGAAAAGGGATATAGCAATTAGTCTGTTGGGGCAATTTTCGAGGCATTGCTTGGCATTGGGCTGTAAACCCAAGTCCATCGTGGAAAACACAAGTAGACTTGGGAAACAGGAAAACATAGGAGAAAAAGAAATCCCACAATGTATGTCCAGGAAGACACGATGAGACCCATGATGTGTGTATGAAGCATGTGTACAGCTTATTTTTGGAGGGTATCTTGTGTTCACAGTGTGTGCCGTTGAAACTAATATAGGCTGAAACCTCAGACCCAGTATGAACTTATCAACACCaggtttaaaatacatttaacttttgtttttgcaggTACACTTCAGCAAGACGGAAGCTAAGACCCTACGAAACCGCGGACAATGATGtacattgtaatatttttgtaagatTCACCTAGTTTGTGAAAAACCATGTAAGCTGCAAAGTCCAAAAGATCAAGTTCCTGTGTTGTTCCATCTGggaaatatttgtgtatttttaatataaatataatcacCAAAGATGCAACTTGTATTACATGGTGTACTGTAGAGTTCAGTTTTTATGTAGCAGAGAAACGGtgctatttttaataatatttttatacccAAAGTGAACGTTTTATCAAGTGAAGTATATTAGGACATTTCATGGCTTGCACAGAGGAGCTCCAAATCCAAACTACTGTTTTACCATCAGTGTCTCATTGATAATATTAGCCTTTTTTCCCAccggaaaacattttttaatcaataattatttttcaaatcaacatctagggcaaaaaaaaaacaacttttgtaTTTCAAGTGTGTGTGCCTAATGTCCTGGTCCCTTTAAACTCTTGAATCTCTAGAGTATTAGAAGTAGCTTAAGTAATAGTAGCCTTAAAACCCTCTAATTGTACTTGCCATTTTTTGAGCACTTCCTGAGGAGAATGCAGACAAACCAGGAAGTGACGCGTGTAACAGAAAAGTGCCTCCCcccttgcttttattatttgaacACGTGGAAATTCTTACCTGCCTATTACAGAATCTCTCGCAGAAGGTTGTTTTATATTTCACCTATAGTATTCTTTTATGAGACAGTCAAGTCTTTCTGCATCTATATTATCATTGGAAAGTCTGCAAAATGTGGCAGAATacacaaactttaaaaaaataatagctctCGAAAAATGGAGACAATGAGACATTTCTGTTCACTTGACAAAAATTTCACTTTGACGTCTATAGTAGGTGC is a genomic window of Spea bombifrons isolate aSpeBom1 chromosome 6, aSpeBom1.2.pri, whole genome shotgun sequence containing:
- the LOC128500487 gene encoding amyloid-beta precursor protein-like isoform X1 is translated as MFIYAPVMTLIAALHMTHNIHTMIHMKVPDYLSELCVMSLHLLGTFSNYPSPPSYSSISRPVPVPALKFSQTDEEEAGRQLKVVVNTNDPDYEHVYSVEDYTEGMDEGGTESTLLSDDTTVETASDVKKRRKRQAPELDICHLPMLEGDCHKYTLKWYYNHLVGECRPFVYSGCGGNLNRFDEMELCTLKCVHRKEGTLQQDGS
- the LOC128500487 gene encoding amyloid-beta precursor protein-like isoform X2, which encodes MFIYAPVMTLIAALHMTHNIHTMIHMKVPDYLSELCVMSLHLLGTFSNYPSPPSYSSISRPVPVPALKFSQTDEEEGRQLKVVVNTNDPDYEHVYSVEDYTEGMDEGGTESTLLSDDTTVETASDVKKRRKRQAPELDICHLPMLEGDCHKYTLKWYYNHLVGECRPFVYSGCGGNLNRFDEMELCTLKCVHRKEGTLQQDGS